One region of Oncorhynchus nerka isolate Pitt River linkage group LG22, Oner_Uvic_2.0, whole genome shotgun sequence genomic DNA includes:
- the LOC115105439 gene encoding E3 ubiquitin-protein ligase rififylin-like isoform X2, with protein sequence MEHVCVDCKKNFCGRCSVQLEPPCPRLCHTCQRFHGTLFDRAQLMRLKVRELRDYLHLHEVPTQTCREKEELVELVLGQQTPSTSRSNETVSSQPGAHNNVPSPDTPSPPQTQGPTSPDTLSPEQPEQSAPEAESEHISDEEEEEEDEDEESSDSEETLMPGRRASLSDLSRVEDIEGLSVRQLKEILARNFVNYKGCCEKWELMERVTRLYNDQKDLQNLVSNTKNEEDPAAPKSQEENLCRICMDSPIDCVLLECGHMVTCSKCGKRMSECPICRQYVVRAVHVFRS encoded by the exons ATGGAG cATGTCTGTGTGGACTGCAAGAAGAACTTCTGTGGCCGCTGCTCGGTGCAGCTGGAGCCGCCATGCCCGCGCCTCTGCCACACATGTCAGCGATTTCACGGAACCCTCTTCGACCGCGCCCAGTTGATGAGACTCAAG GTGCGGGAGCTGCGTGACTACCTCCACCTGCACGAGGTGCCCACCCAGACGTGCCGGGAAAAGGAGGAGCTGGTTGAGCTGGTCTTGGGCCAGCAGACCCCCAGCACCAGCAGAAGCAATGAGACCGTGTCCTCCCAGCCCGGGGCTCACAACAATGTCCCCTCCCCAGACACACCGTCTCCtccccagacacagggccctacCAGCCCCGACACATTGAGCCCAGAGCAGCCAGAACAATCAGCCCCTGAGGCAGAATCAGAGCATATCTctgatgaggaagaagaggaggaggatgaggatgaagAG TCATCGGACAGCGAGGAGACCCTGATGCCCGGCCGCAGAGCCTCTCTGTCTGACCTGAGCCGCGTGGAGGATATCGAGGGCCTGAGCGTGCGCCAGCTCAAGGAGATCTTGGCCCGCAACTTTGTCAACTACAAAGGCTGCTGCGAGAAGTGGGAGCTGATGGAGAGGGTCACCCGCCTCTACAACGACCAGAAGGACCTCCAGAACCTAG TTTCAAATACAAAAAATGAAGAAG ACCCTGCAGCTCCCAAGAGCCAGGAGGAGAACCTCTGTCGGATCTGCATGGACTCTCCCATTGACTGTGTGCTGCTGGAGTGTGGCCACATGGTCACCTGCAGCAAGTGTGGCAAGCGCATGAGCGAGTGCCCCATCTGCAGACAGTACGTGGTACGGGCGGTGCACGTCTTCAGGTCCTGA
- the fkbp6 gene encoding inactive peptidyl-prolyl cis-trans isomerase FKBP6 isoform X1, with product MSANGLSTRIQQFLDPHALAHTPSPFHRLGQQMQDILGDGGILKEVVQPGEGPPVPRDSSVSIHFSGFLEYSDRPFETTSHLKYPRMMKLGRDVTLCGLELGILTMRKGEFSRFLFLPEYAYGAMGCPPLIPPVATVLYEVQVLDFLDSAEVDEFFAMSPEEQNTAPLSMLLNVVDTERSFGNRCFNHSRFEDAKDRYKQAVTLLGNRKVEDEEEKRSIVAGQLPIYLNLSLTQLRLDRPLKALEYGHKALKIDPNNTKALFRCGQAYLELFDFEKAQDYLTMAQANKPFDVDINNLLRKLAIHYKDCLDKEKELCSKMFADFVKK from the exons ATGTCAGCGAACGGACTGTCGACCAGAATTCAGCAGTTTTTGGATCCCCACGCGCTGGCACATACTCCG AGCCCTTTCCACCGCCTCGGCCAGCAGATGCAGGACATCTTGGGCGATGGAGGGATCCTGAAGGAAGTGGTCCAACCTGGAGAAGGCCCACCAGTGCCAAGAGATTCATCTGTATCAA TCCATTTCTCTGGATTTTTGGAGTACTCTGACCGACCATTTGAGACCACCAGCCATCTGAAGTACCCTCGAATGATGAAGCTTGGAAGAG ACGTGACTCTGTGTGGCCTTGAGCTTGGTATTCTGACCATGAGGAAGGGAGAGTTCTCTCGTTTTCTCTTCCTGCCGGAGTACGCCTATGGAGCGATGGGCTGCCCTCCACTCATTCCTCCTGTAGCCACTGTGCTCTACGAGGTGCAGGTCCTCGACTTCCTCGACTCGGCCGAAGTGGATGAGTTCTTCGCAATGAGTCCG GAGGAGCAGAACACTGCTCCTCTGTCCATGCTCCTCAACGTGGTCGACACAGAGCGCAGCTTTGGCAACCGCTGCTTCAACCACAGTCGCTTCGAGGACGCCAAAGATCGCTACAAGCAG GCGGTCACTCTGCTGGGGAATCGGAaggtggaggatgaggaggagaagaggagcatTGTGGCGGGGCAGCTGCCCATCTACCTCAACCTGTCGTTGACCCAGCTCCGCCTGGACAGGCCCCTGAAAGCCCTGGAGTATGGCCACAAGGCCCTGAAGATCGACCCCAACAACACCAAGGCCCTGTTCCGCTGTGGTCAG GCCTATTTGGAGTTGTTTGACTTTGAGAAAGCCCAGGATTACCTCACGATGGCTCAGGCCAACAAACCTTTTGACGTCGACATCAACAATCTCCTGAGGAAGCTTGCCAT ACACTACAAGGACTGTTTGGACAAAGAGAAAGAGCTGTGCTCCAAGATGTTTGCTGACTTTGTGAAGAAGTGA
- the fkbp6 gene encoding inactive peptidyl-prolyl cis-trans isomerase FKBP6 isoform X2 translates to MSANGLSTRIQQFLDPHALAHTPSPFHRLGQQMQDILGDGGILKEVVQPGEGPPVPRDSSVSIHFSGFLEYSDRPFETTSHLKYPRMMKLGRDVTLCGLELGILTMRKGEFSRFLFLPEYAYGAMGCPPLIPPVATVLYEVQVLDFLDSAEVDEFFAMSPEEQNTAPLSMLLNVVDTERSFGNRCFNHSRFEDAKDRYKQAVTLLGNRKVEDEEEKRSIVAGQLPIYLNLSLTQLRLDRPLKALEYGHKALKIDPNNTKALFRCGQVRPSGRGEFIFMPIWSCLTLRKPRITSRWLRPTNLLTSTSTIS, encoded by the exons ATGTCAGCGAACGGACTGTCGACCAGAATTCAGCAGTTTTTGGATCCCCACGCGCTGGCACATACTCCG AGCCCTTTCCACCGCCTCGGCCAGCAGATGCAGGACATCTTGGGCGATGGAGGGATCCTGAAGGAAGTGGTCCAACCTGGAGAAGGCCCACCAGTGCCAAGAGATTCATCTGTATCAA TCCATTTCTCTGGATTTTTGGAGTACTCTGACCGACCATTTGAGACCACCAGCCATCTGAAGTACCCTCGAATGATGAAGCTTGGAAGAG ACGTGACTCTGTGTGGCCTTGAGCTTGGTATTCTGACCATGAGGAAGGGAGAGTTCTCTCGTTTTCTCTTCCTGCCGGAGTACGCCTATGGAGCGATGGGCTGCCCTCCACTCATTCCTCCTGTAGCCACTGTGCTCTACGAGGTGCAGGTCCTCGACTTCCTCGACTCGGCCGAAGTGGATGAGTTCTTCGCAATGAGTCCG GAGGAGCAGAACACTGCTCCTCTGTCCATGCTCCTCAACGTGGTCGACACAGAGCGCAGCTTTGGCAACCGCTGCTTCAACCACAGTCGCTTCGAGGACGCCAAAGATCGCTACAAGCAG GCGGTCACTCTGCTGGGGAATCGGAaggtggaggatgaggaggagaagaggagcatTGTGGCGGGGCAGCTGCCCATCTACCTCAACCTGTCGTTGACCCAGCTCCGCCTGGACAGGCCCCTGAAAGCCCTGGAGTATGGCCACAAGGCCCTGAAGATCGACCCCAACAACACCAAGGCCCTGTTCCGCTGTGGTCAGGTCAGACCCTCAGGGCGGGGTGAATTTATATTCAT GCCTATTTGGAGTTGTTTGACTTTGAGAAAGCCCAGGATTACCTCACGATGGCTCAGGCCAACAAACCTTTTGACGTCGACATCAACAATCTCCTGA
- the LOC115104652 gene encoding frizzled-9, translated as MYIFHLRIAILLWCQLVIAASSLDIGAYDIERGRPAKCEPITIPMCQGIGYNMTRMPNFMKYESQAEASIKLNEFAPLVEYGCDVHLRFFLCSLYVPMCTDKVSTTIPACRPMCEQARQKCSPIMEKFSFGWPDSLDCSKLPTKNNPNSLCMEAPENDTKQETKKGEGMLPVPPRPRQPGPGTSGRSGNSLVSCENPEKFQYVEKSQSCAPRCSSVVDVFWSRQDKDFAFIWMAVWSTLCFISTAFTVLTFLLDPQRFQYPERPIIFLSMCYNVYSVAFVIRSVAGAENIACDRENGELYIIQEGLESTGCTIVFLILYYFGMASSIWWVILTLTWFLAAGKKWGHEAIEAHSSYFHMAAWGIPAMKTIVILTMRKVAGDELTGLCYVGSMDVNALTGFVLIPLSCYLVIGTSFILTGFVALFHIRKIMKTGGTNTEKLEKLMVKIGVFSILYTVPATCVIICYFYERLNMGYWKFQALENKCVSFPGRRHEDCSLEESVPTVAVFMLKIFMSLVVGITSGVWVWSSKTLQTWQGLCNRKLSVRTSRKPCSSVSCSTSHCHYKSPAVVLHMAKTDSYLESPTHV; from the coding sequence ATGTATATTTTTCATTTGAGGATTGCCATTTTACTCTGGTGCCAACTTGTTATTGCTGCATCCAGTTTGGATATCGGAGCATATGATATAGAGAGGGGCAGACCTGCAAAATGTGAACCCATCACCATTCCCATGTGCCAGGGCATTGGCTACAATATGACAAGAATGCCCAACTTCATGAAATACGAAAGCCAAGCAGAGGCCAGCATCAAACTGAATGAGTTTGCCCCTCTAGTGGAATACGGCTGTGACGTGCACCTGCGCTTTTTCCTCTGCTCCCTCTACGTCCCCATGTGCACTGACAAAGTGTCCACCACCATCCCTGCCTGCCGACCAATGTGTGAGCAGGCCAGGCAGAAGTGCTCTCCCATCATGGAGAAATTCAGCTTCGGCTGGCCTGACTCACTGGACTGCTCCAAGCTGCCCACTAAAAACAACCCCAACTCGCTGTGCATGGAGGCGCCTGAGAATGACACCAAGCAGGAGACCAAGAAGGGGGAGGGCATGCTACCGGTGCCCCCCAGACCCAGGCAGCCCGGCCCGGGTACCAGCGGGCGCTCGGGCAACAGCCTGGTCTCCTGCGAGAACCCAGAGAAGTTCCAGTATGTGGAGAAGAGCCAGTCGTGTGCCCCGCGCTGCTCCTCGGTGGTGGACGTGTTCTGGTCGCGGCAGGACAAGGACTTTGCCTTCATCTGGATGGCGGTGTGGTCCACACTCTGCTTCATCTCCACCGCCTTCACTGTCCTCACCTTCCTGCTGGACCCGCAGCGCTTTCAGTACCCCGAGCGGCCCATCATCTTCCTCTCCATGTGTTACAACGTCTACTCGGTGGCCTTCGTCATCCGCTCGGTGGCCGGGGCCGAGAACATAGCCTGCGACCGGGAGAATGGCGAGCTCTACATCATCCAGGAGGGGCTGGAGTCTACGGGCTGCACCATCGTCTTCCTCATCCTCTACTACTTTGGTATGGCTTCATCTATCTGGTGGGTCATCCTCACACTCACCTGGTTCCTGGCCGCTGGCAAGAAGTGGGGCCACGAGGCCATCGAGGCCCACAGCAGCTATTTCCACATGGCCGCCTGGGGCATCCCAGCCATGAAGACCATCGTCATCCTAACTATGAGGAAGGTGGCAGGGGACGAGCTGACGGGGCTGTGTTATGTGGGCAGCATGGACGTTAATGCACTGACCGGCTTCGTGCTCATCCCTCTGTCCTGCTACCTGGTCATTGGCACCTCTTTCATCCTCACAGGCTTCGTGGCGCTCTTCCACATCCGGAAGATAATGAAGACGGGCGGCACCAACACAGAGAAGCTGGAGAAACTCATGGTGAAGATCGGTGTGTTCTCCATCCTGTACACGGTGCCCGCCACCTGCGTCATCATCTGCTACTTCTACGAGAGGCTCAACATGGGGTACTGGAAGTTCCAGGCGCTGGAGAACAAGTGTGTGTCGTTCCCCGGGCGCCGGCATGAGGACTGCTCCCTGGAGGAGTCGGTGCCCACCGTGGCAGTGTTCATGCTGAAGATCTTCATGTCTCTGGTGGTGGGCATCACCAGCGGTGTGTGGGTTTGGAGTTCCAAGAccctgcagacctggcagggCCTGTGCAACAGGAAGCTGTCGGTGCGGACTAGCAGGAAGCCTTGTAGCAGCGTCAGCTGCAGCACCTCCCACTGTCACTACAAGTCCCCAGCCGTGGTGCTCCACATGGCCAAAACAGACTCTTACCTAGAGAGCCCCACACACGTCTAA